One segment of Streptomyces sp. XD-27 DNA contains the following:
- a CDS encoding sterol carrier family protein, with protein MPGAPRKPRARRYDHARTRAAVAAQFQHVRDAVAGLDAARLAAPTRLGDWTVTDLVAHLSMAVESVNRTLEQPAPPAAEVTAADWVFATAAHAGRIEEDTRAVAASASAAADATVADLLARAAARYEELVPPAPADRLLSARVGAMRLDELLVTRCVELVVHTDDLAAATGLEIPYDRQALATAVRLLADALAAKAPGGSVEVRIPPFAVVQCVAGPRHTRGTPPNVVETDPLTWIRLATGRTTWGEAVEDAAVTASGERADLAAHLPLLG; from the coding sequence ATGCCCGGCGCCCCCCGCAAGCCTCGTGCCCGCCGCTACGACCACGCCCGGACGCGCGCGGCCGTCGCGGCGCAGTTCCAGCACGTACGGGACGCCGTGGCCGGGCTCGACGCCGCGCGGCTCGCCGCCCCGACCCGGCTGGGGGACTGGACGGTGACGGACCTCGTCGCGCACCTGTCCATGGCGGTGGAGAGCGTGAACCGGACTCTGGAGCAGCCCGCCCCGCCCGCCGCCGAGGTGACCGCCGCCGACTGGGTCTTCGCCACGGCCGCGCACGCCGGGCGGATCGAGGAGGACACCCGGGCCGTCGCCGCGAGCGCTTCGGCGGCCGCTGATGCCACGGTCGCCGACCTGCTGGCGCGCGCCGCCGCGCGGTACGAGGAGCTGGTGCCGCCCGCGCCCGCCGACCGGCTGCTGTCCGCCCGCGTCGGCGCCATGCGGCTGGACGAGCTGCTCGTCACCCGCTGTGTGGAGCTGGTCGTCCACACCGATGATCTCGCGGCCGCCACCGGGCTGGAGATCCCGTACGACCGCCAGGCCCTGGCCACTGCCGTCCGGCTGCTCGCGGACGCGCTCGCGGCGAAGGCGCCCGGGGGGTCGGTGGAGGTCCGGATCCCGCCGTTCGCCGTCGTCCAGTGCGTCGCGGGGCCGCGGCACACCCGCGGCACCCCGCCGAACGTGGTCGAGACCGACCCGCTGACCTGGATCCGTCTCGCCACAGGGCGTACGACGTGGGGCGAGGCGGTCGAGGACGCCGCGGTGACGGCGAGCGGCGAGCGCGCCGACCTCGCCGCGCACCTGCCGCTGCTCGGCTAG
- a CDS encoding nuclear transport factor 2 family protein, with translation MGEHPDSALVRRGYDAFTRGDMDTLAMMMTSDCVHHVPGKGPVSGHHKGRDACIALYRRMHEETGGTIRVDLETVTADGRGHVISVHKFYADRKDRGMEMREALFFTIVGGKISDIDECWEDIDVEDAFWSN, from the coding sequence ATGGGCGAGCACCCGGACAGTGCTCTGGTACGGCGCGGCTACGACGCCTTCACCAGGGGCGACATGGACACCCTGGCCATGATGATGACGTCGGACTGCGTCCACCACGTGCCCGGCAAAGGCCCGGTGTCCGGCCACCACAAAGGCCGCGACGCCTGCATCGCGCTGTACCGGCGGATGCACGAGGAGACTGGCGGCACGATCCGCGTCGACCTCGAAACCGTGACCGCTGACGGGCGCGGGCACGTCATCTCCGTCCACAAGTTCTACGCGGACCGCAAGGACCGCGGCATGGAGATGCGCGAAGCCCTGTTCTTCACCATCGTCGGCGGCAAGATCAGCGACATCGACGAGTGCTGGGAGGACATCGACGTCGAGGACGCGTTCTGGAGCAACTGA